The following coding sequences lie in one Capsicum annuum cultivar UCD-10X-F1 chromosome 5, UCD10Xv1.1, whole genome shotgun sequence genomic window:
- the LOC107853657 gene encoding ankyrin repeat-containing protein ITN1-like isoform X2, with product MDPTLYKAAMRGNIGDANFLLADHLKRDEENGYQVTPKGNTVLHVAALYGHSHFAAEVLKITPAMLCCQNKKNETALHIAANEGHTEVVLVLLARIEDHNIKEKFMRMMDAGGDTALHKAVRSQHLDMVKLLVKEDPEFEFPPNHAQETPLYLAAESGFHDALINILESCKKPTYAAGPSNRTPLHAAVIQEHRDCIRSLWRWNKPLCEEPDLWGWNSLHYAVKLGLEDVVSDMLRWKKSLVYLPAGSENDWTTAIHIAASEDSDGNTPLHLLAASGNHVPELINHPRAKKMSFNKQNQTPLDIALSCTATTKKEKLVEDLFSIGRFGKRDFEVKRKYEYMPNPNAETETGGKMQLKEDDHDKAKKEDQTEVESIMKVAQFHIVVATLIMTVTFAAGITLPGGFESDPDSHNQGMAILTRKTAFRAFAVSDAIAFTFSAGAIFIYFLMAAQSRIPQREKIVWKFYNLAAICQCLSMFAVVIAFATGMFATLSHSLGLAVCFISSLTILLYILVVTYIARNT from the exons ATGGATCCGACCTTGTATAAAGCTGCGATGAGAGGCAATATCGGAGATGCCAATTTTCTACTTGCTGATCATCTGAAAAGGGATGAAGAAAATGGCTACCAAGTCACTCCAAAGGGTAACACGGTCCTTCATGTCGCAGCCCTCTATGGCCACTCCCATTTCGCGGCAGAAGTCCTTAAGATTACTCCGGCAATGTTATGCTGTCAAAACAAGAAAAACGAAACCGCTCTTCACATAGCAGCTAACGAAGGGCACACTGAAGTAGTACTTGTGCTACTTGCACGTATAGAAGATCATAATATCAAGGAGAAATTCATGAGGATGATGGATGCTGGTGGCGATACAGCGCTGCACAAGGCTGTGCGGAGCCAACATCTAGATATGGTTAAGCTCTTGGTGAAAGAAGATCCTGAATTTGAATTTCCGCCTAACCATGCGCAGGAGACGCCACTGTATCTGGCGGCTGAATCTGGTTTTCATGATGCTTTGATTAATATCTTGGAATCCTGCAAGAAACCAACTTATGCTGCAGGTCCATCTAATAGAACGCCGCTGCATGCAGCAGTAATTCAGGAACATAGAG ATTGCATTAGATCACTATGGCGATGGAATAAGCCTTTATGCGAGGAACCTGACTTATGGGGTTGGAATTCACTGCATTATGCTGTTAAATTAGGATTGGAGGACGTAGTATCTGATATGCTGCGGTGGAAAAAATCCTTAGTGTACCTTCCGGCAGGCAGTGAAAATGACTGGACGACAGCAATTCACATTGCAGCCAGTGAAG ATAGCGACGGCAACACTCCTCTCCATTTGCTTGCTGCCTCTGGTAACCATGTTCCTGAATTAATAAACCATCCTAGAGCAAAGAAGATGTCATTTAACAAACAAAACCAGACTCCACTTGATATAGCATTGTCATGCACAGCGACAACAAAGAAG gaaaaattggTGGAAGATTTGTTTAGCATTGGCCGATTTGGAAAACGTGACTTTGAGGTAAAGAGGAAGTACGAGTACATGCCCAATCCAAATGCTGAAACGGAAACAGGAGGCAAAATGCAACTCAAGGAAGATGATCACGATAAAGCTAAAAAGGAAGATCAAACAGAAGTCGAAAGTATTATGAAAGTAGCTCAATTCCATATTGTCGTGGCCACTTTGATAATGACAGTCACTTTCGCCGCTGGCATCACATTGCCAGGAGGTTTTGAGAGTGACCCCGATAGCCATAATCAAGGGATGGCGATTCTAACAAGGAAAACAGCATTTCGTGCATTTGCTGTTTCCGATGCCATTGCCTTCACATTCTCAGCTGGTGCCATATTCATCTACTTCCTCATGGCAGCTCAAAGTAGAATTCCTCAACGTGAAAAAATTGTATGGAAGTTTTATAATCTCGCAGCTATTTGTCAGTGCTTGTCAATGTTTGCAGTTGTAATTGCATTCGCAACTGGTATGTTCGCTACTTTATCACATTCACTTGGTCTTGCTGTCTGTTTCATAAGTAGCCTCACTATTTTATTGTATATCTTGGTTGTTACCTATATAGCAAGGAATACTTGA
- the LOC107853657 gene encoding protein ACCELERATED CELL DEATH 6-like isoform X1: MDPTLYKAAMRGNIGDANFLLADHLKRDEENGYQVTPKGNTVLHVAALYGHSHFAAEVLKITPAMLCCQNKKNETALHIAANEGHTEVVLVLLARIEDHNIKEKFMRMMDAGGDTALHKAVRSQHLDMVKLLVKEDPEFEFPPNHAQETPLYLAAESGFHDALINILESCKKPTYAAGPSNRTPLHAAVIQEHRDCIRSLWRWNKPLCEEPDLWGWNSLHYAVKLGLEDVVSDMLRWKKSLVYLPAGSENDWTTAIHIAASEGDVNMINKLLYHCPDCWDMLNSNNQNALHVAVLNNQDEAVCFLLDSDECDNLVVDPDSDGNTPLHLLAASGNHVPELINHPRAKKMSFNKQNQTPLDIALSCTATTKKEKLVEDLFSIGRFGKRDFEVKRKYEYMPNPNAETETGGKMQLKEDDHDKAKKEDQTEVESIMKVAQFHIVVATLIMTVTFAAGITLPGGFESDPDSHNQGMAILTRKTAFRAFAVSDAIAFTFSAGAIFIYFLMAAQSRIPQREKIVWKFYNLAAICQCLSMFAVVIAFATGMFATLSHSLGLAVCFISSLTILLYILVVTYIARNT; the protein is encoded by the exons ATGGATCCGACCTTGTATAAAGCTGCGATGAGAGGCAATATCGGAGATGCCAATTTTCTACTTGCTGATCATCTGAAAAGGGATGAAGAAAATGGCTACCAAGTCACTCCAAAGGGTAACACGGTCCTTCATGTCGCAGCCCTCTATGGCCACTCCCATTTCGCGGCAGAAGTCCTTAAGATTACTCCGGCAATGTTATGCTGTCAAAACAAGAAAAACGAAACCGCTCTTCACATAGCAGCTAACGAAGGGCACACTGAAGTAGTACTTGTGCTACTTGCACGTATAGAAGATCATAATATCAAGGAGAAATTCATGAGGATGATGGATGCTGGTGGCGATACAGCGCTGCACAAGGCTGTGCGGAGCCAACATCTAGATATGGTTAAGCTCTTGGTGAAAGAAGATCCTGAATTTGAATTTCCGCCTAACCATGCGCAGGAGACGCCACTGTATCTGGCGGCTGAATCTGGTTTTCATGATGCTTTGATTAATATCTTGGAATCCTGCAAGAAACCAACTTATGCTGCAGGTCCATCTAATAGAACGCCGCTGCATGCAGCAGTAATTCAGGAACATAGAG ATTGCATTAGATCACTATGGCGATGGAATAAGCCTTTATGCGAGGAACCTGACTTATGGGGTTGGAATTCACTGCATTATGCTGTTAAATTAGGATTGGAGGACGTAGTATCTGATATGCTGCGGTGGAAAAAATCCTTAGTGTACCTTCCGGCAGGCAGTGAAAATGACTGGACGACAGCAATTCACATTGCAGCCAGTGAAGGTGACGTAAACATGATAAATAAGCTATTATATCACTGCCCTGATTGTTGGGATATGCTTAACAGCAACAATCAAAATGCTCTTCATGTTGCCGTATTGAACAATCAAGATGAGGCAGTCTGCTTCTTATTAGACTCTGATGAGTGCGACAACCTTGTTGTTGATCCAGATAGCGACGGCAACACTCCTCTCCATTTGCTTGCTGCCTCTGGTAACCATGTTCCTGAATTAATAAACCATCCTAGAGCAAAGAAGATGTCATTTAACAAACAAAACCAGACTCCACTTGATATAGCATTGTCATGCACAGCGACAACAAAGAAG gaaaaattggTGGAAGATTTGTTTAGCATTGGCCGATTTGGAAAACGTGACTTTGAGGTAAAGAGGAAGTACGAGTACATGCCCAATCCAAATGCTGAAACGGAAACAGGAGGCAAAATGCAACTCAAGGAAGATGATCACGATAAAGCTAAAAAGGAAGATCAAACAGAAGTCGAAAGTATTATGAAAGTAGCTCAATTCCATATTGTCGTGGCCACTTTGATAATGACAGTCACTTTCGCCGCTGGCATCACATTGCCAGGAGGTTTTGAGAGTGACCCCGATAGCCATAATCAAGGGATGGCGATTCTAACAAGGAAAACAGCATTTCGTGCATTTGCTGTTTCCGATGCCATTGCCTTCACATTCTCAGCTGGTGCCATATTCATCTACTTCCTCATGGCAGCTCAAAGTAGAATTCCTCAACGTGAAAAAATTGTATGGAAGTTTTATAATCTCGCAGCTATTTGTCAGTGCTTGTCAATGTTTGCAGTTGTAATTGCATTCGCAACTGGTATGTTCGCTACTTTATCACATTCACTTGGTCTTGCTGTCTGTTTCATAAGTAGCCTCACTATTTTATTGTATATCTTGGTTGTTACCTATATAGCAAGGAATACTTGA
- the LOC107853656 gene encoding protein ACCELERATED CELL DEATH 6-like — MLGWKRSLAYLTAGSENDWTTAIHIAAGAGKVDVLHELLNHCPDFWEMLDSNGRNALHEAIFCSQGNVVSYLLKSRKWDKLIEDPDNDGNTPLHLLSSSNFWGYMPLELKYHPRAKKMLYNKENKTPFEVAVSRKEWMADKDRIAPSLFRDFLNSMAQLGRRSPRLNQIDRQKIIFNQAKERDINIKGILSAAQMQLVVATLLVTVTFAAGFTLPGGFESDDNSPNKGMVILIRKSAFRAFVITDAIAFACSAGAIFSYFYMAINSRPMSYQDLGYLWSLGKVGAKSQLVAMSAVVIAFVTGTYATLAHSLGLAVTFCAIGCISFIMYVWAVLRTVCWIRLAKK, encoded by the coding sequence ATGCTGGGGTGGAAAAGATCCTTAGCCTACCTTACAGCAGGCAGTGAAAATGACTGGACGACAGCAATTCACATTGCAGCTGGCGCAGGTAAGGTAGATGTTTTACATGAGCTACTAAATCACTGCCCTGATTTCTGGGAAATGCTCGACAGCAATGGCCGAAATGCTCTTCACGAAGCCATATTCTGCAGTCAAGGAAATGTGGTCAGTTACTTACTGAAGTCCAGAAAGTGGGATAAGCTTATCGAGGATCCAGACAACGATGGCAACACTCCTCTCCATTTGCTTTCTTCCTCTAATTTCTGGGGCTACATGCCATTGGAATTAAAATATCATCCCCGAGCAAAGAAGATGTTATATAACAAGGAAAACAAGACTCCGTTTGAAGTAGCAGTGTCTCGCAAAGAGTGGATGGCAGACAAGGATAGAATCGCTCCCAGCTTGTTTCGCGATTTCTTAAATTCCATGGCTCAGTTGGGACGACGTTCACCCAGGCTGAACCAGATAGATCGGCAGAAGATAATTTTCAATCAAGCTAAGGAACGTGACATAAACATCAAAGGTATCTTGTCAGCAGCTCAAATGCAACTAGTTGTAGCTACTTTATTAGTCACAGTCACTTTTGCAGCTGGTTTTACATTACCGGGAGGTTTTGAAAGCGATGACAATAGCCCTAATAAGGGGATGGTAATTCTAATAAGAAAATCAGCATTTCGTGCATTTGTTATAACGGATGCCATCGCCTTTGCATGCTCCGCTGGTGCTATATTCAGCTACTTCTATATGGCGATAAATTCTCGTCCGATGTCCTATCAGGATTTGGGTTATTTGTGGTCTCTCGGTAAAGTTGGAGCTAAGTCGCAGCTCGTGGCAATGTCAGCAGTTGTAATTGCATTTGTAACTGGTACGTATGCTACTTTAGCACATTCACTTGGTCTCGCAGTTACTTTCTGTGCCATCGGTTGCATCTCTTTCATTATGTACGTGTGGGCAGTGCTGAGGACAGTATGCTGGATACGTTTAGCAAAAAAGTAA
- the LOC107853655 gene encoding protein ACCELERATED CELL DEATH 6-like, with translation MDPTLHNAAVEGNISNGDFSLAEYLKRDEENPYQVTPTGNTILHVAAHYGHSHFVAEVLKITPALLCHQNKKNETALHVAANEGHVEVVHLLLSIDEHHKETLMRMTGENGDTALHKAVRS, from the coding sequence atggatCCAACCTTGCACAATGCTGCAGTGGAAGGCAATATCAGTAATGGTGATTTTTCACTTGCTGAATATCTGAAAAGGGATGAAGAAAATCCGTACCAAGTCACTCCAACAGGCAACACAATCTTACACGTGGCCGCTCATTATGGCCACTCCCATTTCGTGGCCGAAGTCCTTAAGATTACTCCGGCATTGTTATGCCATCAGAACAAGAAGAATGAGACTGCGCTTCACGTAGCAGCTAATGAAGGTCACGTCGAAGTAGTCCACTTACTGCTTAGTATAGATGAGCATCATAAGGAGACACTCATGAGGATGACAGGTGAGAATGGAGATACAGCCCTGCACAAGGCCGTGCGGAGCTGA